From Deltaproteobacteria bacterium, the proteins below share one genomic window:
- the rplT gene encoding 50S ribosomal protein L20, translating to MARAKGGFKTRRRINRILKRAKGFRGAKSRLVRQATEAVKRAGRYAYIHRRMRKRDFRSLWVVRLGAAAKEHGLSYARLIGQLNKAGIAINRKMLSELAIHDPKAFKAVVDASS from the coding sequence ATGGCTAGAGCAAAAGGCGGATTTAAAACCCGGCGCCGCATCAACCGGATTTTGAAAAGGGCGAAAGGATTTCGAGGAGCCAAGTCACGTCTGGTTCGTCAGGCGACCGAGGCGGTGAAAAGGGCTGGACGGTATGCCTATATTCATCGACGGATGCGAAAGAGAGATTTCAGGAGCCTCTGGGTCGTCCGATTGGGAGCGGCTGCCAAAGAGCATGGTCTCTCCTATGCCCGTCTGATCGGTCAGTTGAACAAGGCGGGGATTGCGATCAACAGAAAGATGCTCTCGGAGCTGGCGATTCATGATCCTAAGGCGTTTAAGGCAGTGGTTGACGCATCTTCTTAA
- the rpmI gene encoding 50S ribosomal protein L35 has product MPKLRTKKAARKRFKVTASGRFKRGKPFHRHIMTSKTRKRKRRLRQSGMVHWTQEKALRRLLPYG; this is encoded by the coding sequence ATGCCAAAACTGAGGACAAAAAAAGCGGCGAGAAAGAGGTTCAAAGTCACCGCCTCGGGCCGATTCAAGCGAGGGAAACCGTTTCATCGTCACATTATGACATCAAAAACACGAAAGAGAAAAAGGAGACTGCGCCAATCCGGCATGGTCCACTGGACTCAAGAAAAGGCATTGAGGAGGTTACTACCGTATGGCTAG
- the infC gene encoding translation initiation factor IF-3, with product MAYFNRDPRQKEPRVNYRIRVPEVRLIGSGGEPLGIMKTQEALLRAEEAGLDLVEISPTAKPPVCKILDYGKYKYTQKKKAHDAKKKQVIIHLKEVKMRPATDEHDFQFKVRHLKRFLEEGNKAKVTIVFRGREMAYTGQGHNLMSRVMEEIKEVGKVEMAPQMEGRMMIMILSPH from the coding sequence ATGGCGTACTTTAATAGAGATCCGCGACAAAAGGAACCGCGGGTCAATTATCGAATCAGGGTTCCTGAGGTCAGACTGATTGGAAGTGGTGGTGAGCCGCTGGGGATCATGAAAACGCAGGAAGCGCTTTTGCGAGCCGAGGAGGCAGGTCTGGATCTGGTTGAGATCTCACCGACGGCAAAACCGCCAGTCTGCAAGATCCTTGATTATGGGAAGTACAAGTACACGCAGAAAAAAAAGGCCCACGATGCGAAGAAAAAGCAGGTAATCATTCACTTGAAGGAAGTTAAAATGAGGCCGGCGACCGATGAACATGATTTTCAGTTTAAAGTCAGGCATCTCAAGAGGTTTCTTGAGGAGGGAAACAAGGCGAAGGTGACGATTGTTTTTCGGGGAAGGGAGATGGCCTATACCGGACAGGGACATAACTTGATGAGCCGTGTGATGGAGGAGATCAAGGAGGTCGGCAAGGTTGAGATGGCACCGCAGATGGAGGGGAGGATGATGATTATGATTCTCTCGCCTCACTAA
- the thrS gene encoding threonine--tRNA ligase has product MVCRPGHENDPIERIRHSAAHLMASAVQELFPGTKVTIGPVIDNGFFYDFDASKPFTPDDLQKIEKRMGELVGQDLPFKRSVMSREEAVKFFRNKGEKYKVEIIEGLPEGEEISLYRHGDWVDLCKGPHVGSTGEIKAFKLLSVAGAYWRGDEKNPMLQRIYGTAFLSSAELEQYLHRLKEAEARDHRKLGRELDLFSTMDEEGAGLVLWHPKGARIRRVIEDFWREAHEKAGYEILFTPHVARRTLWKKSGHLDFYKDYLFSAMEMEGIEYQLKPMNCPFHNSIYKSRLRSYRELPLRWAELGTVYRYERSGVLHGLLRVRGFTQDDAHLYCRPDQLETEVGKVLDFVFSMLKTFGFDQYEVMLSTRPEKSVGTDEDWERATTGLKKTLERRGTAYQIDPGEGVFYGPKIDIKIKDVLDRAWQCSTIQIDFNLPKRFDLEYVAEDGSRQQPIMIHRTLLGSLERFLGVLIEHYAGAFPAWLAPVQVAVLAVAEDQIPYAREVAEKLRGQRFRIEEDYRNEKLGGKIRNAELQKIPYIFVIGKREKESGTVSVRSRREGDLGALPTEQAIRHLEEIVKNKEVNGVL; this is encoded by the coding sequence AGAGGATTCGCCATTCGGCGGCCCATCTGATGGCCTCTGCCGTTCAGGAACTTTTTCCTGGGACAAAGGTGACGATCGGGCCGGTTATCGACAACGGCTTTTTTTATGATTTTGATGCCTCAAAGCCTTTTACCCCCGATGACCTTCAGAAGATTGAAAAGAGGATGGGTGAATTGGTTGGCCAGGATCTTCCATTTAAGAGGAGCGTGATGAGTCGAGAAGAGGCGGTGAAGTTTTTCAGAAACAAAGGGGAAAAATATAAAGTGGAAATTATTGAGGGGCTTCCGGAGGGTGAAGAGATCTCCCTCTACCGGCATGGGGATTGGGTTGATCTTTGCAAGGGACCACACGTTGGTTCAACAGGAGAGATCAAGGCGTTCAAACTTTTAAGCGTTGCGGGTGCCTACTGGAGGGGGGATGAAAAGAACCCGATGCTCCAGAGAATTTACGGAACCGCCTTTCTTTCTTCTGCGGAGCTGGAACAGTATCTTCATCGTCTTAAAGAGGCCGAGGCGCGTGATCATCGCAAGCTGGGAAGGGAGCTCGATCTCTTCAGTACAATGGATGAAGAGGGGGCTGGTCTTGTTCTTTGGCATCCAAAAGGGGCACGGATCCGACGTGTGATTGAGGATTTTTGGCGCGAGGCGCATGAGAAGGCGGGGTATGAGATCCTTTTTACACCGCATGTGGCTCGAAGGACTCTTTGGAAAAAATCAGGGCATCTCGATTTTTACAAGGACTATCTGTTCTCGGCGATGGAGATGGAGGGCATTGAGTATCAACTCAAACCGATGAATTGCCCCTTCCATAACAGCATCTACAAGAGTCGTCTTCGGAGTTATCGGGAACTCCCTCTCCGTTGGGCCGAATTGGGGACCGTTTATCGATATGAGCGCTCCGGTGTCCTGCATGGACTCCTCCGGGTTCGTGGCTTTACACAGGATGACGCCCATCTTTATTGCCGTCCTGACCAACTCGAAACGGAGGTTGGAAAGGTCCTCGATTTTGTTTTTTCAATGCTCAAGACGTTTGGATTCGACCAGTACGAGGTGATGCTCTCCACAAGGCCGGAAAAATCGGTTGGAACCGATGAAGACTGGGAAAGGGCAACAACCGGGCTGAAAAAGACCCTGGAGAGACGTGGAACGGCCTATCAAATTGACCCCGGAGAGGGGGTTTTTTACGGTCCAAAGATTGACATCAAGATCAAGGATGTGCTGGATAGGGCCTGGCAATGCTCGACGATCCAGATTGATTTTAATCTCCCCAAGAGGTTTGATCTGGAATATGTGGCCGAGGATGGGAGCCGTCAGCAGCCGATCATGATCCATCGGACGCTCTTGGGCTCTCTGGAGAGGTTTCTTGGGGTCTTGATTGAACATTATGCAGGGGCATTTCCTGCTTGGCTCGCTCCGGTGCAGGTGGCGGTTCTGGCGGTCGCTGAGGATCAGATTCCGTATGCCCGAGAAGTGGCTGAAAAGTTAAGAGGCCAGCGGTTTCGTATTGAAGAGGATTATCGTAACGAAAAATTGGGTGGAAAGATCAGGAATGCTGAGTTGCAGAAGATCCCTTATATCTTTGTGATAGGAAAACGGGAGAAAGAATCAGGGACCGTCAGTGTTCGAAGCCGTCGTGAGGGAGATTTGGGTGCTCTCCCGACGGAGCAGGCGATCAGGCATCTCGAAGAGATCGTGAAAAATAAGGAGGTCAATGGCGTACTTTAA